One stretch of Flavobacterium sp. 9 DNA includes these proteins:
- a CDS encoding efflux RND transporter permease subunit — protein MFNKFIQRPVLSIVISLIIVFLGILSVLNLPITQFPSISPPMVNVTADYPGSNGELMIKSVVIPLERALNGVPGMKYMTSDAGNDGEASIQVVFNLGTDPNQAAINVQNRVASVTNKLPPLVVREGVKITREVPSMLMYVNLYSTDKNTDMKFLYNYADINVLSELKRVNGIGSGDILGTREYAMRIWLKPDRMLAYKISADEVMEALSSQSLEASPGKTGESSGKRSQAFEYVLKYSGRFTTKEQYENIIVKSNSNGELLRLKDIAKIEFGSSMYDIYSNLNGKPSAAIVLKQSFGSNANQVIEDVKAKLEKIKQKFPKGMDYEISYDVSKFLDASIEKVIHTLVEAFILVGLVVFLFLGDWRSTIIPAIAVPVSLIGTFVFMQFFDISLNLITLFALVLAIGVVVDDAIVVIEAVHAKMEEEHLSPLKATKKAMHEIAGAIVAITFLMAAVFIPVAFMSGPVGVFYRQFSITMATAIILSGIVALTLTPALCAMMLKNNHATPKKRTPVNIFIDGFNNKFNLAQGKYQNVLAKIVNRRAVTIIALLGFCAGTWLISSTVPSGFIPNEDQGMFYAIIQTPPGSSLERTNNIAEKLQKIAETIDGVKSVSSLAGYEILTEGTGSNAGTCLINLKDWNDRKESVQEVMTELEEKSKDIPGANIEFFQPPAVPGYGAAGGFELRLLDKTGSGDFKKMEAVNKEFVEELNKRPELSNVFSFFSASFPQYMMKVDNDLAQQKGVSIENAMNTLSTLVGSNYEISFIKYGINYKVIVQASPEYRAQPDDILKLYVKNNRDEMVPFSAFMKLEKVYGLSEITRHNMYNSTEISGGPASGYSSGTAIKVIQEVAEKKLPRGYDIDWAGISADEVAQGNQAIWVFLICLGFVYLVLAAQYESFILPLSVILSLPAGIFGAFLLLKVTGLENNIYAQVAMVMLIGLLGKNAVLIVEFAIQRHAAGKTVLEAAMEGAKARFRPILMTSFAFIAGLLPLAFATGPGKIGNRTIGTAAAGGMLIGTICGVFVIPGLYYIFGKIAERHKLVKHEEENPLTEEIDNNHV, from the coding sequence ATGTTTAATAAATTTATTCAAAGACCTGTATTGTCGATAGTAATATCGCTTATCATTGTCTTTTTAGGGATATTGTCGGTGTTGAATTTACCAATCACCCAGTTTCCTTCCATCTCTCCTCCGATGGTAAACGTTACAGCGGATTACCCTGGATCGAATGGAGAATTGATGATTAAATCTGTTGTTATTCCTTTAGAAAGAGCGCTTAACGGTGTTCCGGGAATGAAATATATGACCTCTGATGCAGGAAATGATGGTGAAGCAAGTATTCAGGTTGTATTTAACTTAGGTACAGATCCTAATCAGGCTGCAATTAACGTTCAAAACCGTGTAGCTTCGGTTACTAATAAACTACCTCCATTGGTAGTTCGTGAAGGTGTTAAGATCACGCGTGAGGTTCCGAGTATGTTGATGTACGTGAATCTTTATAGTACGGATAAAAATACCGACATGAAGTTCTTGTACAACTATGCTGATATCAACGTATTATCTGAATTAAAAAGGGTAAATGGTATTGGATCAGGAGATATCTTAGGAACACGTGAATATGCAATGCGTATTTGGTTGAAACCGGATCGTATGTTGGCTTATAAAATTTCTGCTGATGAAGTAATGGAAGCATTATCTAGTCAGAGTTTGGAAGCTTCGCCTGGTAAAACAGGAGAAAGTTCTGGTAAACGTTCTCAAGCATTTGAATATGTATTAAAATATTCAGGGCGTTTTACAACCAAAGAACAATACGAGAATATCATTGTAAAATCAAATAGCAACGGAGAACTTTTACGTTTGAAGGATATTGCTAAAATTGAATTTGGCAGCTCGATGTATGATATCTATTCTAATTTGAATGGAAAACCATCTGCGGCGATCGTATTAAAACAATCTTTTGGTAGTAATGCCAATCAGGTTATTGAAGATGTAAAAGCGAAACTTGAAAAAATCAAGCAAAAGTTCCCAAAAGGAATGGATTATGAAATCTCTTATGACGTTTCTAAATTCCTTGATGCTTCTATCGAAAAAGTAATTCACACTTTGGTTGAAGCTTTTATCCTGGTAGGATTAGTGGTTTTCCTTTTCTTAGGAGACTGGCGTTCTACGATTATCCCAGCAATTGCGGTACCGGTTTCATTAATTGGAACTTTTGTATTCATGCAATTCTTCGATATTTCGTTGAACTTAATTACATTGTTTGCTTTGGTACTTGCAATTGGGGTCGTCGTCGATGATGCGATTGTTGTAATTGAAGCCGTTCACGCCAAGATGGAGGAAGAGCATCTTTCACCACTTAAAGCAACTAAAAAAGCGATGCATGAAATTGCAGGAGCGATCGTTGCGATTACATTCTTAATGGCAGCGGTATTTATTCCGGTTGCGTTTATGTCAGGTCCGGTTGGGGTATTTTACCGACAGTTCTCGATTACGATGGCAACAGCAATTATCCTTTCTGGTATTGTCGCATTGACTTTGACACCGGCACTTTGTGCAATGATGTTAAAAAATAATCATGCTACACCTAAAAAGAGAACTCCTGTAAACATCTTTATTGATGGATTTAACAACAAGTTTAACCTTGCACAAGGTAAATACCAAAATGTATTGGCTAAAATTGTAAACAGAAGAGCCGTTACAATTATTGCACTTCTTGGATTTTGTGCCGGAACCTGGTTGATTAGTAGTACAGTTCCTTCCGGGTTTATCCCGAATGAGGATCAGGGTATGTTTTATGCTATTATCCAGACGCCTCCGGGTTCATCATTAGAAAGAACGAATAATATTGCTGAGAAATTGCAAAAAATTGCTGAGACAATTGATGGAGTAAAATCTGTTTCTTCATTGGCGGGTTATGAAATTTTGACGGAAGGTACCGGATCTAATGCCGGAACTTGTTTGATCAACTTAAAAGACTGGAACGATCGTAAAGAATCTGTTCAGGAAGTTATGACAGAACTGGAAGAGAAATCAAAAGATATTCCAGGTGCAAACATTGAGTTTTTCCAACCACCTGCAGTTCCTGGATATGGAGCAGCTGGAGGATTTGAGCTTCGTTTACTGGATAAAACAGGTTCAGGAGATTTCAAGAAAATGGAAGCTGTAAATAAAGAGTTTGTTGAAGAATTGAACAAACGTCCGGAATTATCTAACGTATTTAGTTTCTTTAGTGCGAGTTTCCCTCAGTACATGATGAAAGTAGATAATGATTTGGCACAGCAAAAAGGAGTTTCTATCGAAAATGCGATGAATACTTTGTCAACTCTTGTAGGTAGTAACTACGAAATTAGTTTCATTAAATACGGAATTAATTATAAAGTAATCGTTCAGGCTTCGCCAGAATATCGTGCACAACCAGATGATATCTTAAAACTTTATGTGAAAAATAATCGTGATGAAATGGTTCCTTTTTCTGCTTTTATGAAGTTAGAAAAAGTATATGGTCTTTCAGAGATTACAAGACACAACATGTATAACTCTACTGAGATTAGTGGTGGACCTGCATCAGGATATAGTTCTGGTACAGCTATTAAAGTAATTCAGGAAGTTGCAGAGAAAAAATTACCTAGAGGATATGATATTGACTGGGCAGGTATTTCTGCCGATGAGGTTGCTCAGGGTAATCAGGCTATTTGGGTATTCTTAATTTGTTTAGGATTTGTTTACTTGGTTTTGGCTGCTCAATATGAGAGTTTTATTTTACCACTTTCTGTAATTCTTTCATTGCCGGCGGGTATTTTTGGAGCCTTCCTTTTATTGAAAGTAACAGGATTAGAAAACAACATTTATGCTCAGGTTGCCATGGTAATGCTTATTGGTTTATTGGGTAAAAATGCCGTACTGATTGTAGAGTTTGCGATACAGCGACATGCAGCGGGTAAAACAGTTCTTGAAGCAGCAATGGAAGGAGCGAAAGCGAGGTTCCGTCCAATTTTGATGACTTCATTTGCTTTTATTGCCGGATTATTACCACTTGCTTTTGCGACTGGTCCGGGTAAAATTGGTAACAGAACCATTGGTACTGCCGCCGCTGGAGGTATGCTTATCGGAACTATTTGTGGTGTATTTGTAATTCCGGGATTGTATTACATTTTTGGAAAAATTGCAGAACGACACAAATTAGTGAAACATGAAGAAGAGAATCCATTAACAGAAGAAATTGATAACAATCATGTATAA